In the genome of Podospora pseudocomata strain CBS 415.72m chromosome 7, whole genome shotgun sequence, the window aagcaagcaCATTTGATCAAATCAGACAACGTTCCAAACAATCTCACAAATAACTTGAATTACCAACTAGGTACTTGTCCCCAGCTTGCAATCGTCTTttgcccaccatcttccAGACCCTGCGCTCTAACTTGGCCTGACGGCCACTTGATGGCTAGGCATCTCCGcagggagatgttgaggacTAAGCTCTCCGTTTTGAAATGCGGATTGCAACAGGTGCTCCATTGTGCCTTTGCGCATACCCAGGCAACTCCGAGTACATGTACTGATACCCGGCGTCCAGCTTGGGTGTGTTGACACCCATTGCTGATACTCTGCTcgacggcggtggaggagccaCATGACAATAGCCAGGATCGCAataccaacaacacctcctACCACACCTCTAATGATTGCTCCTGTGGGAGTAACAGACCCCTTGGGTTCGGAATCTGCCGCCGGgttccctcctccgcctgctGACTTGGCATTCACTGTTAGGAATGGGGGTCAATACTCTGCCTGTCTGGAAGAATGACTAAATAAATTTGCTACAGCTAGCCTCGGGCATTCAATTGTCAATTACAAAGTCAAGGTAACGAGCACCCCGTCGTTACATACTCAGGAAGCGACCATTTCATTCAACGCATTGGGTCAGGAATACCACCGATAGTTTGAAATTGCCGCTCAGCAGGAGAGAGGTGGAATACAATGTGGtgctacctaggtaggtaggtacctacaAAGCAAAGCTTGCAAACTTGAACTGGGGTACGATGCACCTGCACGCCCTCAGTCCCAGAAGCTGTCTTTCTCGGCGTACGTGTTGCCAGCCGTGACACGCGACTCGCCTCCGGCGCGCAGGGAGCTGATAGCCACGGTGCTGTCAGTCTGGGGGAGATTCATCTCCTCTTTCCAGGCAGTGCTGACGAAATTGCCGCTCCGCAGCCTGGCCTTGTCCGTTACGTCGACATACCCGATAGAAATACCATGGCTGGCGGCGGCCTCTACCGCCTTCGCGCCGACAGCGCCGTCAACTTGGGCGGCCAGGATGCGGAGCAGCTCCAGTGTCTCCTTTTGCTCCGCCGGCGGCCCTGCGCTGATCTTCTCGGTGTCTGTACACATGGGTTCGGCACCATTTCCCACCTACAACATTAAGGCGCCGAGCCTGGGCGGACGCAAAGATCAAAAGATAGTCTGAATTCACGTCTAGATATTTCCAATTCCATGGGTGGCTggggtacctaggtaccttaggTTTCGGCGTCTACAAGGTGCATGTTTTATGGAAACCCTAGTTACCTCCAGGCACATCTACTTTATCTACCATGGTCATCAACCCCTTTACATATAATCTGACATACATTAGCATCAGCCGCCGGGACCGCTGttttcttccttcttttcccccttttctcgcGGCGGGAGCCTTGAATCGGGTGTTGTTACTTCCAGGGCGATACGCACACCATTATCCTATTTGGTCTTTCAGTGCAGTGCCAGAAGATGAACCACACTGAGCTCAACTAGACGATGAGCGCGGCACCGAAGGACAGGGGCTGGGCCGAgcatgatgaagagggcCTAAAGAAGCAAGGCACGATCTCGATAGAGAGTCAGGTCGTCGACGGCAACGCGCGAGTccacaacggcaacaacGCCTACATAACCAGGCGAGCATCCACCTTCAATAGGCGCGATGCCGACATCCTGTACTGGCTGGCGCCACGCCGCATCCAGAGCAGGCGCACATCACGCATCACGCCGACTCGGGAGACAACGACAATTACCCGGGGAGATGGCTCATCGAGTCAGACAGGTTCGATAAGCGGAGATCCGGCACTCTGCTCAAATTATGGTGCTTAGGGATGCGTAGGTCGCCCCCATGCCACAGGCTGTCGGTCACCAGACAAAGGGCGCAGGTTTCACCAAACCCACACCGGTTTGCTCTTAAGGCTGGACTTTCCTACTGTTTACTTTAAGACTtgaaaaccaacaaccaacttACTGTACTACCAATTTGGCAACCATTTCTGGCCATTTTGGCCCTCTTTTCGCAGCCAGTGGTTTTCCTAGgccaccagcccaacacAGGGAGACTAATGAAGCATACTTATTCCGATATAGTGGGCGCTGGCAAATCGGTTCTCGCGTATGTCGTGCTCCGCAAGCACCCCGCGGCGGCAGggagaataacattgtcCCAGTTCTATCGTGATCACAGCACCTGCTAGAGCTACAAGAGCAGCTAACGAGAAGCAGAAATAGCGCCAGGATAGCGTGCCTCTATTAAGCTACAAGGAGGAGTACACCCTCCTGGAGCTGCTCGGTAGTGTCATCAAACATCTGGTCGCAGTGGACGACGTGGTCCCTGAGTGTGTCGTCAAGGTATGGAGGAAGCGGAACCAGGGCAACGCCGCGGCCACGATCCAAGACTTTTCGACCATGCTCCGCAACCTGGTGCAGGAGCAACGcgccttcatcgtcgtcgacgcTTTGGACGAATGCAAGCCCGAGTACAGGCTCCGGCTCAtgagcctcctccaaccggAGTCCAGCAACGTCAGGCTTTTGGTAACGTCTTGGCTGCTGGACGAATTCGACGAAGTTTCGAGCGACTCTGAGCAGATCCAGATCACGGCAAACTCGACCGATCTCGATCTCTTCATCGACCACGAGTTCAAATCATATCCGCGGCTGAAGAAGTTCCTGAAGATAGACCCCACGCTCCAGGAAGAAGTGAAGAATAGCATCGAGAGCGCGTGCGATGGCATTTGAGTGGCCACGGCTAAAATCGGCGCGGTAGAGGTAACAGGGCTAAAAGGTCGTAATTTGCCTAGGTTCTTGGTCGCCTTTCTCCAGATGCAGTCTATCAAGGCTGAGCGGACGCTAGGGGGGGATCCGCGGCAGCCTATGCAGCCTCCCGCGCAAGATCGTCGACCTGTACGAGCACAGCATGGCACGCATCTTCGGCATGGAAGAGGCCGACAGGAAGTTTGCCGTCGACAATCTGGCGTGGATCGCGTGCGCCAGCCGCCCGCTGGCCACCAAGGAGCTCTAGCACGCCCTCTCCGTCGTTCCCGGCAACGTTGAGCTGGACTCGAACATGATATACCCCGAAGATGACATACGGGATGTTTGCGGCGTGCACTACACCGCCCAGGGCTACTTCAGGGACCGCTTCTCCGGCTTCCACGCTACCATCGTGCAGACCTGCACCAAATACTTATCCCTGAAGGTCTTGGAGCAACCCGACGACCGGGACGGCCAGATCTCGttcgccgacgacgacacagACGAGTCACGGAGCCCGCAGGAGCTCCAGAGGTACTTCGAGGACCATGGCGCATCGGCCGACAACCGCCTCTCATACTCGAACAAAATGAACAAGTTTCCATTCGCCGAAGTACGCAGCGAAGAACATCGCCTATCACCTGCGGAAGCTGAGCGATGCTCCGACAGCGCCGAGGATCGCACAGTCGCTGGTCGAGCTCCTGCAGAGCAGCTCCAAAAGGAGCTTTCTTCTCCGAGTTATTGATTCGTCCTACTATGCGAGTTTCTACTTTATGTTTGGgggcggtgacggtggcggtggcggaaGCAGCGACGCCAGCGATGGGTTTGacgaggtggaagaagaggaagagccTGGGCCGAATAATCTCTGGCACGATATGATGGAAGACTTGCAATTCGACTGGTCATCTGATGAAGAGTCTAGCAACGACGGTGATTTTGCTTCACAGTCGTCCGGATATATGCCGAGACTGGCGCCAGACTGTGAGGCCAATTCCATCCACCTGGCAGCCTTCCTCGGCTGGCCGCCAGCCGTGCTGAAGATACTTGAGACAGCCGACGCGCCCTTCGACATCAACATCCTCGATCCGGTTTCCAGGACGCCACTGTCGGTAGCGGTTGCCGAAGAGAACTGGAACGTGGTGGACGTCATCCTCAGCCACGGCGGATCCATCAATTTCATCGACAAGGCAGGCCATAACATACTGCGACACGCAGCCAAGAGCAACAAagtcgacatcatcaagcgcTTGATCACCACAAATCTCACccttgctcttgctcctgctcctgctcttGCTCCTTACCCTCAAGCCCGCTTTCTCAAAGATCCGTCGCCGAAGGATGTCGTGATGGACGCGCACTCGCTTGAAATGCTCAAATCTAGCCCTTCTTGGCTGCCCCTTCTTGCCATTGTTCACTACATATTATCTCTACTTATGCTGCTCTCCGGTGGCAAGCTCTGGCAGCCAGAGAAGCCAGCGGAGGGCCTAGCGGAGAAACCGGGCGCCATTCCTGAGAACTGTGAGGAACAGGCCGTGTGAGGGGCAGGCCGCATCAGAGGCGCAGGCGTCTACCCCGGCGATACAGCTTAGCACTTACCTTCAGCTGATGCTTGCCGCAGGCCTAGGCAATATCGGCGCAATCTAGAAGCTGCTAGCGGCGGGCGAGGCGACCTTCCCGGCGGAGATGTCGATGTTTTACATCGCCGCTTTTTCCTCGCCGTCAAGGCGAACCACCTGTCGGCTGTCGAGAATATGCTAGACAGCGGTGTCGGCGCTGCACATCGCTGCGGTCCAGAACTACGTGGAGGTCGTCAAGCTTCTTCTCGACCGAAACGCCAAGCTGGACCTGCGGGATGCGGAGGGCTAGATAACATACACAGCGAACGGAGACAGGGAGCACAAAGAGGGTGAGCATATACATATATAAGAGATTTCTCTTTGTTCCGTACGCAAAAGCTGACAACAAGCTGGGGGAACCAGTGGTCCAACTTCTGCGAATCGCCGGCGCCGATCCCAACGAAAGAGGTCCGGCCGGCATTACGAGGTTATACCAGGCGGCGGCAAGCGGCGACATCGAGAACGTCAAGTTCCTGCTCCAGAACAGTGTCAACCCGTCCATCACTACCAATTACGGCTGGGCTCCACTGCACTGGGCCGCCAACAGCGGCCACGCCGACTGCGTGCGCGAGCTGCTCAAGTGGAAAGTGGACCTGAATACCTTGTCGGATATCTCGACGACGCCGCTCGACATGGCCCGCCAGATGAACCAGACACACATAATCAGGATCCTGCTCGACGCCGGCGTGAAGACAGCCGAGGAGGTTCTGAAGGAGATTTAAGGAGATAACATCCTCGACGTGGTATGCAGAGCAGAGACGGACGCAGGGGTCTCCCCCGAGGCAAATGCGTTTTCCGCTTCTTACGCCTCACTAACGGGAATCTCGACGAGTACGACCAGGAAGCCGACCAGGAGATTCTTTGAAAAGGGCCAGCTTGTCACGTATCGGGAGATTCGCGCCTTCGTCGCCCTCAAGCATGAGAAGTTCAAGGGCCTTGTCGAAGACGGGTCAGCAACGACACTACGGCTAAAGGTCTGCCAGAGGGCGGAGATGAGGAACATGCTAATCAATAGTATGGGCGGCGATGCGAGCACGTATTGCAACTAGGTAACTAGGTGAACTTGTTAAGGTTAGGTACTCTATGAGTACACTGAATCTGAAgaataaaagaaaaaaaacaagagaagaTTTAACATAATGAGCCTGTGATATGGCTTCTTGATATGAGGGACGAACAACTGCCATAAATAAGTTTTCCAGGTACTTGTGCGCAAGCGGCCTCTCGTCAACAATGGGGAAGACCACAACAGAGACGCCCCTGAATGGCACACAACTGCCAGCCAGCTGTCGGCAGAATAACACCTGTTCACAGTGCTGAATAAGTTCTTTATTCAGACACTTTCGGAACCACAGCGTTGTCCGCCATTCCATGATGCTCTCCAGCCTAAATCTCAGGGTTGCTCCCATTTTAAGAGTCCCATGGTCCCCCAGTTTCATACCTCTTAAGTGGCCTTGTATTGACAGCCATACCCCGCCTTTCTAATTTCAACTGACACATGTCAACTCTGAAAATGAAATCTTTCAACATTTGCCTTGCCATTGCTGTCATCCGTTCGACAATCGTTGCAGCAATTGGTGACACTATTCCCTGCATCTGCAACTCAGGTCTCCTAAAGGGCAACGGAGGCGATTGCAACCAGTGGTGCGGTGACGCCTGTTTGAAGTACCTACGGGAAGAACTCTTGATCATGGACCTAGCCCACTGCTTGGACTCGACTGTATGTCTACACGCCCTGTTGACTGGTGATGGTATCGACACATTGGCTAAATACCTACAATTCCTCCCACAGTGTGATACCGACAGCTCTGCAGAAGATAAAGCTCGAGGTGTCTGCAATTGCAGCTGCAAAAGCGTTCGCCAAGTTTCACAGGAGCCTTGAGGTGACCAGGCCAGGACGAAAGCGAATTGATGGGAATGTAACATTCGGCGCGGAAGACCTTGGCTGGAGTTCTATCCCAGTTGAGTATTCTTCTCCGCATTTCAACGCCGTCACGTCCATGACCACGCGCTAATATATTTTTTCCATAAAAGCCCACGAATGAGAAGTCACAAAGAGAGATACAGACGATATGAATGCCGGTACTTGTCCACGTCGATGATTGTACATAATGAGGCCATTGCTCTGTTGTTGTAGAATAATACAGACCACCATCATTAGTCTGGCCAACCATCATGAAGGTATTGACTCAGGCCATCTTCTTATCGGGGGCGTCAACACTTGTTGATGCCCTGCCTTCAGCTGGACTTGTTTCACCAAGAGCACCACCAGCCGAGTTTACAGCCAATCCAAACGTTGGCCCTGGTGGTACTAGGTGGAAAGACTCCCCCCATTTCCGCATCTACGGCGCAACCGACAATGCCGTAGCCGACAGGACCATCGCCATGCTCGAGGCGGCATACACCTGCTTCGTGAATGACCTCGGATGGCGCAGCCCTGGACTCAGCTACAAACAAGATCACGACAATGGGCCCTGGCACAAGCTCAATGTCTACCAAGTGGAAACCCTTCCCGGAGCTGCCGCCAACACTCCCCTCGACCTCAACAGAGGACTGTCATGGCTCAACGTGGTCAAAGCATGGATGGCAGAGCCAGGTGTCGTCGTTCACGAGTTTGGGCATGCCCTGACCTACTCGGCCGGGTGGTGGATCGACCAGTACCGCACCGGTGCTTGGTGGGAGACCGTCGCCAATTTCGTGGCGGATACCTACCTCACCTCTCCTCACTGCGCCCCAGCACGGGCAAAGTACAACCAACCTGAAGGCAACACCATAGTTGAACTCAAAAAGGTCATTGGCGACTCATATCAGGTCATCGTCGACGGCACAGTCGACACAGCCAACCACTACCAggccttccccttcctgaCCTACCTCCACAGCAACCCCGATCAGATTCAGGGACTGGGCACCAGCATCTTCCCCGGGGTCTGGACACAGTACAAGCGATACAGCGATGAGACACCGCTTCACGTGCTTGAACGCCTCATCGCACCTGGTGGCACGAAGATCCAGACTGTGGTGGCAAAATACTGGGCTCGGATGGCCTTTGTggacatcaaccaccccaaggCTCAAGCCATGTGGAGGAGCCAGAGGTCGCAGATCAACTACGGCAATCTGGATAATCAGGGGAATGGGCGGTATAGAGTCAAAAGTGCGAGACGGCCTAGATATATGGGTGCGAACATCACCCCGCTCAAGACCAATGGGGCGGTGAACGTCAGTGTCACTGTGACGATTTCTGGTGCGGGGAAGTTGACGTCTTTCCTTGCGGTGAGACAGACGAGCGGGGCTGTGAGATATGTTGAGTTGGTCAATAGTAGTGGGAATGTTTCGGTTGGAAATGGAGAGGAGGCCATGCTTGTTGTGGTCAATACTCCGGCGAATCTGGTGCTGTTTGACCCGTTCAAGTTGACAGCAGAGACGAATACCGGGGTTGACTATACCGTTCAGATCTCAGGAGCTACGGTTTAGGCCTATCGGAACAACATTCAGGCACCCAGTCGACAAGGCAGCATGTGCGTCGTGTACATATGTTATTCGAACCGTTTTTTACCCATCTTGCATCCCTGATGTGCTTGGTGTAGGCACCATTGGCCTTACACTTTGTGGCCTTGCAGATTCTTTGGAAGCTTTCTATCTACCGGCTTTATCACTCTGGACAAATACTCTGCTGGCACACAACTTTGCGGGTAAAAGAGCATCAGCCTTCGGCTAAGCTGTGGGTGCACGTAGCTGAACTCCGCACTTTCATGGTGCTTATATGTACAACCCAGTATGCCAAGCAGATGCAATGTCTTTGCATTGAAGACCTGGCTCTTGAAACAGACAGCTGTGACCTTGAAAGACAACATCAGCAGTCTTTAGCAGGCCATGGGCCCAACATACCAACTGTGGCTCGCCGTAGCCCTAATcagctcaacaacagcccaatcacctccctcaaccacaaccacctaccccaccaccatcacaacaacccTCACAACAACCtacaccaacccctccaccccatccgccaccaccatcgaccacatcaccctcctAGACCCCTGGCCTCTTTCTCCCGACTTCGAATCCATCTTCCCCtaccccctcacccaaaCCGAAATTCTCTCCCGCACTATCatccactccccctcctcaacctccatctccccgcCCACCAGCACAACCCTCACCTGGTCCCTATGGGCAGTCCAAGCGTTTGACATGTCCCCTTATGTCCCCCCCATCTGCCCCGGTccagaaggggaagaaggctgtGCATACGGGAGCATCAAGCCTCATTATCGATGCGAGGAGTTGGGACTAGAGACGAGGTGTGCGAGGCAGTGCGAGTTGAAGGATTGGATTTGGTGGTGTAGGCTGCCGAGGAATGATGGAAAGGACTCGTTggatggtggtttgggtggtgcgccggtggggagggtttgCGCGGATAGGGTGGATGGtcgggggggagaggggggaggcggggggtTGGCTTGGGTGCCGTTGGTGGAACCTTGTGATCATACTGATTTCAAGGTTGGGTGTAAGGTTTGtcgggatgaggaggaggaggaaggtcGGGTGGAGTGGAGGGACTGATGGGAGTTAGGTTGTTTGTCTCGCATGGTGGATGGAAAGTGTTGAAAGGAAGGTTTCTCGGCGGCACCGATCGGTTGAGGGACTTTTGGGCATCGGGCCGAGTGCTGTCTGTGTAAATTGTTCAATCTTGTTTTCTGGTTGCGCTAAGCAGTTGGACAGATAGATTGTTCGGTTTGGGACTCGGGCAGAGCTGAAGGTGAACGTGGCATTGCTGTTACACCCTAGAACTTTTGGCAGCCGGTAAATGAGACACTGTCTGACAAGGCTGAAACAAAGTTCAACTTACCTTAATACGGGATCCCTCCCTCCTGTCCGAGCTGTCCGAAACATGGTCCATAGTCACTATGCAGAGCTTTTGTGTGCCTACCTGAACTTGAGCACCTGGTAGGCGATTTTCAATGCCCAGCTTGGCCCACGGTAGGCAGTCTGAGCGAGACAGTCTTCAAGTACCTATCTACTCCATCAATACACGGGTAGGTACTGTCTCGGGCTGTCACCGGAGTGTGGCAACAAatcggggttggtgagctgtATAAGAGCAGGTCAGACTTTCTGGCATCCAAGAACCGCAGAGCATAACTTCACCCACAAATTTTTCCAAGATTTTGATAAACAATGCTCAGGCTACTGCTGATCTACCTGGCGTATTGCGCCTTGAATGTCTTCTCTGCACCTCCTTCATCTGCAGATCATCGAACGGACCATCAGAGCCAGTCCCAAGTCCTTAAACTTGGTGATGACAAACCTTGTACTTGGGATGATACCTTCGGTGAAGTAGATTGGTAAGAGACTTCAGCTTATCCATACTCACTTTCTGTGCTCCTACTGATACCAGTCCAACCCAGCGGGGCATTCACTATCACGTTTGGCGACGGTAGTTTCCTGGGCTGGAAACTCTACACCACCCTTCGCCTCCCAAACTTCTCGGTTCACTTCGATCTCAACTGCACACACATGGGTGACGTTTGGACAACTGCTCCAAATGCCCCTGGGCTCCCCTACGTAGTCTCGATTCACGGCGGTAACGGGTGCATCTCAACGGACTTCTGGTGGACCGATTGGGACAACCTCTGGATCAAGTATGCAAATCAGTGGGTCGATGTGGCCAGCGATTCAAGATGCACAAGTGTGTATTGGAAtagaaaggggaggagatgcgTTATTGAGACCAGACCCGCTGATCCACAACCCAAATCTGGTGTGGAAGTTGGCGGGGCAACGGTCAGGGGCTAGGGGGGCTTGGTGGAGTCGGTAGCCATGTTCACGATTTGATGTCCCAGCGATTAGGCACGTTGTTGATCACTTTTTGCGTGTTCTTTTAACTTACACTTTCTCTATATACTTTTTCTGATGAAACCGAAAAGGTCACGAATGTATCTATGTATCTACTCTAATTGTGAGCCGGCAATCTATGTGAAACTTTTTACAAAAAGAAACCCTCCCTCAAGCCCCATGGTAAGCAAAGAACATGTTGGCAGCACCAGCTGGCAGCACAATGGGTGCCACGCCTGACCCTGCCACCTTGGTATTTGGCCTTTTCCTGCCTTCCTCCCGACTCTCAGGCCCTGGTtggaaaagagaaaccaGCGGATTCTGTccctctaccaccaccaccttcaccgcGTAGCCACCCTCCACCTTACCGGTGCATATCCCCTTCTTTGGAAATATCATcggcatcatccaccactggAAGGCCCGAATCTGCGTCCTGCACGCCCCCCAACCCTTGCTGTACTCCCGCAACCCTCTGTACCTGCTGATGTCACTCATCGCCCATCTCCCCGCATCGGCAAAGTCTTCCTGCCACGACGCCCTAGAGTAAGGAGTTGGCACGGCGGTGTCATTTCCGTAGGCGTACTTCCAATACTTTGTTCTCGAGAAGGGCGTTCCCTCGGGAAACCCTTGACTCTCGAGGAACGGGGCGAGGGCTACCATGTCCATGATGTGGGTGATCTCATGGAATAAGACACCAAGCTTGAAGTAAGTGGGAGAGAAAACCAAAACGGAGCCGCGGGTGTAGGCCGCAGCTTGGATGGTAAAGCCCTGTCCGCCATCGATGGGGCCGGGCAGGATGACCAGGTTGGCGACGTACTGGCGCATGCCTACGGGGACTTGGCTAAGGGTCTGGTGAGATGTCAGTAATGTATCGCCAGATCATCTCTCGGCTTTTGTTTGGAAACACTGACATCCAAGATGCTATACCACTTTTCCTTTGCATCCTTGTGTCTACACACCGTCCACGGGACGCCGCAGTCTTCGAACCACACATCTCGGACTTGAAAGTCTAGAATCCAAAGGTTGTTGAACTGGGCTTCATGAACGCAGTGAATTGGGTAGTAGCCCTCTTCCCATGGTCTTGATCTCCAATGCATCCAGGGGTAGTCAAAGCGCAGGTGCTTGTTTTGCGTGTCTTCGGAAAATGGCGGGTATATCGGAGGTTTGTCGAGCTCATCTCTCTTCTCAAGATCGTCTCTTCCCTCAAGCTGGTTCTTAAATGAGTGAGATGAGGCAGGGATTGCCAGGCTGTTTCCAATGAGCGGAAAGGCAATGGCTGCAAGTAGGGCGGAACAAAGGAGTGAAGCCCACATGGTAAAGAGAGTGTGAGCGATCTTGATATTCGATCCCAACTGAGAAGCTCTGAAAAGTGGCAGGGGCTTCCTCTTTTCCCAGCCTTCCCAGCCAGAAAAAGGCAGGTAcacagaagaaaaaagataGCAAAAAGACAACTTGACGCATACACTTTAAGGTATGTGGTTGACTGTCCAGGAAACCcctgatcatcatcacaagcAGCCTTGCAACGGGGCAGTGAACTTGTCAGACCGTTTCTTGCCAATGCCAACCGGGCCGTTCCTAGCTTCAGCCGCCATTTTTGACATCTTTACAGGTCGACGGTGTGCTTTAGTACGGATAGCTGAGGAAAAGCATTTGAAAAACGGTCTGCAGATAGTCCCACgttgttggttgagggagacgCCTGACCCTTAAGTAGAAGCCGTACCCAATAAGTGATCAAGATTCGTGCACTGCAAATCGCGCCGCAAATGAGTGATAGCTTCGAAACAAGTCTGAATTTCGAGTCATAACTACCGGTTCAATCTCCTGAATCATGGATTCATGATGGTCGTGATGCTAGCTGCCGCTTACAGATAACAGTGCAATGGTTAGCTGACAACGGCTTGTCAACCGTCAAAAGTGTTGACGATTAGTAAACCGTTGATGAGTCGAGGTTCCAACTACTGGTTGATGAGTTAAGGATACTCTTCGATAAATCTCTCGGGGCATCGCGAAGTCGATTCGTCGTACCTTAGGTTGGATGTGGAGAAACTTCTAGGTTTCTTCTTAGAacttgatgatggtgacaaTCTGAGATGGGCTTCTGGTCCACGCAAGACAGGGTGCCTAACGGCGCAAGTTGTGGAAACATAATCCGACAAACGGCTCTGAAAAATAGGGTTTCGGGTTTTGCAGCCCTTAGCTCCACCTTTCTTGGCTGCCAGGCTGTATCTGaacgtttttttttgttacACTCTGCAAGTTTCATTCTTTCTCCATGCACTCCGCCAGCTACAAGAATGGATCCTGAAACGAAGGAGCTCCTGGACGGCCACCCACTGACAGATTTCTTCCCACTGATTGAAGAAAAAACGTTGGTCTCCAACGGT includes:
- a CDS encoding hypothetical protein (EggNog:ENOG503NZF9), which translates into the protein MKVLTQAIFLSGASTLVDALPSAGLVSPRAPPAEFTANPNVGPGGTRWKDSPHFRIYGATDNAVADRTIAMLEAAYTCFVNDLGWRSPGLSYKQDHDNGPWHKLNVYQVETLPGAAANTPLDLNRGLSWLNVVKAWMAEPGVVVHEFGHALTYSAGWWIDQYRTGAWWETVANFVADTYLTSPHCAPARAKYNQPEGNTIVELKKVIGDSYQVIVDGTVDTANHYQAFPFLTYLHSNPDQIQGLGTSIFPGVWTQYKRYSDETPLHVLERLIAPGGTKIQTVVAKYWARMAFVDINHPKAQAMWRSQRSQINYGNLDNQGNGRYRVKSARRPRYMGANITPLKTNGAVNVSVTVTISGAGKLTSFLAVRQTSGAVRYVELVNSSGNVSVGNGEEAMLVVVNTPANLVLFDPFKLTAETNTGVDYTVQISGATV
- a CDS encoding hypothetical protein (EggNog:ENOG503Q05V); its protein translation is MGPTYQLWLAVALISSTTAQSPPSTTTTYPTTITTTLTTTYTNPSTPSATTIDHITLLDPWPLSPDFESIFPYPLTQTEILSRTIIHSPSSTSISPPTSTTLTWSLWAVQAFDMSPYVPPICPGPEGEEGCAYGSIKPHYRCEELGLETRCARQCELKDWIWWCRLPRNDGKDSLDGGLGGAPVGRVCADRVDGRGGEGGGGGLAWVPLVEPCDHTDFKVGCKVCRDEEEEEGRVEWRD
- a CDS encoding hypothetical protein (EggNog:ENOG503PIA6), whose translation is MLRLLLIYLAYCALNVFSAPPSSADHRTDHQSQSQVLKLGDDKPCTWDDTFGEVDCGAFTITFGDGSFLGWKLYTTLRLPNFSVHFDLNCTHMGDVWTTAPNAPGLPYVVSIHGGNGCISTDFWWTDWDNLWIKYANQWVDVASDSRCTSVYWNRKGRRCVIETRPADPQPKSGVEVGGATVRG
- a CDS encoding hypothetical protein (EggNog:ENOG503PX1U) gives rise to the protein MWASLLCSALLAAIAFPLIGNSLAIPASSHSFKNQLEGRDDLEKRDELDKPPIYPPFSEDTQNKHLRFDYPWMHWRSRPWEEGYYPIHCVHEAQFNNLWILDFQVRDVWFEDCGVPWTVCRHKDAKEKWYSILDTLSQVPVGMRQYVANLVILPGPIDGGQGFTIQAAAYTRGSVLVFSPTYFKLGVLFHEITHIMDMVALAPFLESQGFPEGTPFSRTKYWKYAYGNDTAVPTPYSRASWQEDFADAGRWAMSDISRYRGLREYSKGWGACRTQIRAFQWWMMPMIFPKKGICTGKVEGGYAVKVVVVEGQNPLVSLFQPGPESREEGRKRPNTKVAGSGVAPIVLPAGAANMFFAYHGA